A window from Fibrobacter sp. UWB11 encodes these proteins:
- a CDS encoding translation initiation factor (involved in start site selection during the initiation of translation): MGIEERSTLVFASGVGRIKEEKPKASRPQGDGVVRIMLKRLGGGKMASVVSGIPVDEDELKELARALKQKCGVGGSVKDFNIEIQGDKRNVLKAELEKKGYTVKLAGG, translated from the coding sequence ATGGGTATCGAAGAACGTTCTACATTGGTGTTTGCTAGTGGTGTTGGCCGAATCAAAGAAGAAAAGCCTAAGGCTTCTCGTCCGCAGGGCGATGGCGTTGTCCGCATTATGTTAAAGCGCCTTGGTGGCGGAAAAATGGCTAGCGTAGTCTCTGGTATTCCGGTGGACGAAGACGAACTCAAGGAATTGGCTCGTGCTTTAAAGCAAAAATGCGGTGTGGGCGGTTCCGTCAAGGATTTTAATATCGAAATTCAGGGCGACAAGCGTAATGTGCTGAAGGCTGAACTCGAAAAGAAAGGCTATACTGTCAAGCTTGCTGGCGGGTAA
- a CDS encoding FecR domain-containing protein → MFKHLSLSCLLLTTITASSVIAAPLVGQVSNVVPDAFKSDKGCADDAVWKPAKFPQKFNQKNCFKTNDGGSVILTLKSDNSTLVIGENSIVLVDSLLENDGQGNFIIKPKIQKGYMGFNVKSNEGHKVDFSTGTAAASIRGTKGVIGGDEKSFFVGLKDGHLTVFDSVRVTDSIPIANGQTVLGREKFLVLNLKSSGDTAFAKTLVTLLADSTLSLEELEAAVVKADSAYQESHASSAAASQSPADVANKEDQATALKVPKIKYSSYDSLRCVANVSVSDVQGDDVRLSSLMDGTPIAEVGVKRNMSKRLDLRSGVHEYEFVVENSAGRNSVKKTLGCYPMKPFSIKLFGKKYESLTIPPEPPIANFDGTIMQTVQFQIRVPENDPSFLNKVTVRQNGKVILQERLSQIQNLDYQIPVELNRNMKNRFDIEVIHKSGYVVKTSKVYGVSK, encoded by the coding sequence ATGTTTAAGCATCTGTCTTTATCATGTCTTTTACTTACGACAATTACTGCCTCAAGTGTTATTGCAGCCCCACTAGTTGGACAAGTTAGTAACGTTGTCCCGGATGCTTTTAAAAGTGACAAAGGCTGTGCTGATGATGCTGTGTGGAAACCAGCTAAATTCCCGCAAAAATTTAACCAGAAGAACTGCTTTAAAACTAATGATGGTGGTTCTGTCATTTTAACGTTGAAGAGCGATAACAGCACGCTCGTCATTGGTGAAAATTCAATTGTTCTTGTCGATTCGCTTCTTGAAAACGATGGTCAAGGGAATTTTATCATAAAGCCCAAGATTCAAAAAGGGTATATGGGCTTTAACGTCAAATCAAACGAAGGCCATAAGGTAGACTTCTCTACGGGGACGGCTGCGGCTTCGATTCGCGGTACGAAAGGTGTTATTGGTGGCGATGAAAAGTCTTTCTTTGTCGGTCTGAAAGATGGTCATTTGACTGTTTTTGATTCTGTGCGAGTTACTGATTCTATTCCTATAGCTAATGGCCAGACGGTTCTTGGCAGAGAAAAATTCCTCGTTCTCAATTTAAAGTCTTCGGGCGATACAGCTTTTGCAAAAACGTTGGTGACCCTTTTGGCGGATTCTACGCTTTCCTTAGAAGAATTGGAAGCGGCTGTTGTAAAGGCTGATTCTGCTTATCAGGAATCGCATGCCTCAAGTGCTGCTGCATCTCAGTCTCCGGCAGATGTTGCAAATAAGGAAGATCAAGCGACAGCATTGAAGGTCCCGAAAATCAAGTATTCTTCTTATGATTCCTTGCGTTGTGTGGCTAACGTTTCTGTGTCCGATGTGCAGGGGGATGATGTCCGCTTGTCCTCGTTGATGGATGGAACTCCTATTGCTGAAGTGGGCGTTAAACGTAATATGTCCAAGCGCCTTGATCTGCGTAGCGGTGTCCATGAATATGAATTTGTTGTTGAAAATAGTGCTGGCCGCAATAGCGTTAAAAAGACTCTGGGCTGCTATCCGATGAAGCCTTTCTCGATCAAGCTCTTTGGCAAAAAGTATGAGTCCCTCACAATCCCGCCTGAACCTCCGATTGCGAATTTCGATGGAACCATTATGCAAACTGTTCAATTCCAGATTCGTGTGCCTGAGAATGATCCGAGTTTCTTGAACAAGGTTACGGTTCGTCAGAACGGAAAAGTTATTTTGCAGGAACGTCTCTCGCAAATCCAGAACTTGGACTACCAGATTCCTGTGGAACTGAATCGCAATATGAAAAACCGCTTTGATATTGAAGTTATCCATAAGAGTGGCTATGTTGTCAAGACCTCCAAGGTTTACGGGGTTAGTAAATGA
- a CDS encoding cadherin repeat domain-containing protein — MWFSKLSLKAAALVLTGVVSSMAQSGVAPLTFGDPKTDVNNWNYLTQYKLWGTNGIELGNRPGFYDPKYFDKSTMSYPADIDLLTLGAVGTVKNLSSVGDGGWLDGPIVVGGSITNSGQNFEILTGPVRVGGSNGAIVRNGVHTCSMTESTGLCDPSIIPDYRSNIKVPTLSGVTWGGSLSVGNNSNKRTLLDVSSACSGGTCDLYYSSIDFQNDSRLAISIPEKQIARIFTKSLNLKTHPEIVVRDPVAGKDLAPSEYKGNLVIYVDGDITFENIDNVQIMGTLVSNGTLTMKCNMIVSGQFIANKIVIGNEIDAKNFTFTPVHPTPKLVVDNNSKKLKESTSWYTLDIVLDGESEKEVTFDYCFEFQSATGVEGKYAGYQDVAETDADHDFPICGKKVGKGKIPAGETKAKGIYFKPLIDGLVENDEALWFQVNNIEGAELSSDYENGLGYKIYIVSNDEFPTVKTALKFDVNEDEKHTFTKAEFQFQHATQNFASVIITSLPNKGSLVLNGTKLTSAGSGITVAVADLGKLTYQAAANEFGNNYTTFKYKVVGDGAAGGNTSTEYTATVNVIPVNDKPTVADAVFTVNELDHVVAGGPIVVTDVSNERNTDTYTYKLVNVSGSDYAAFNSLFEISKLSNQNATIKVKNNAVINYSQKNKYVVYATVTDDAATETKAVNGPLTSAQFKITVTIKNENDPPTIGNQTFTKPEKQSNGKIWPAGTSVGKVTTASDPDGDPLTYSIITTGVPFKFNNGSNELVITDGSVLDYETTPTYTLKVQVSDGELTATATITVKITDVNEGPENLVLVNEYSVDENTATGKTVGTFTVFDPDAGDALTYTLTGALTGAVDATTATKNLSAIFVLKEAKNANGTRTVNINVKDGALLDYEKLFIKNKGNATYQATVTVKDAAGLSVSKTTNIAVKDVNEKVSAKGGTFYLNEHSPIGSPVCAVQYKDDENNPLDCSKVARVEGSDLDIYADDDVYSNNDSFNNLTYQIIPGKNTGTDYKKFTVNKNTGALSTNDEFDYESGSHQYTFVVTVSDGTFTADAEVVVNIDNIEEPKLSTEYEGDVTVEENTGEGETVVDFVEILEKIKAENDEIREKLEKIVGKVSFKIDQEASANANGIFAITTTAGKAIVKVKDPTKLDFEALYSKDKTKDKTTYKVVVVASGEDANGFDVEALITMGITVTDVNEKPEITTAAPLTVPESFTIDDGEFGKVTATDQDNAYGSVHPAGFNKLTYKVDEVLEVNGSTDFPFELNPNTGVFTVADGQKLDYTKQKQYKCIVKVVDNPKLFDDEGKLIYPALSATKTIVINVTDVNRPSEFKVLTNPYEVEENVDKGTALQGKQIVVYDEDDIDLDELQITITDNNATATRDAAKLFEVVQVGKTDKTTHLSTFVIKTKAGINYEDLYDKTASEAAFDITLTIVDTEVRTKYPEQDTRIQIIDVNEEPAFTKPAYDFEVAENVAKEAIVGTAEATDPDIYNARFGTLYFSLEGDEAAPFDINGSTGEISVSKSAKLDYELKNIYEFYAVVTDKKFKKKVPVTVKVTNVKETPEFPDVPELAVDENSATGTKVGVVTANDDDCKNSNTCKKPTYSLEATDVAADDYKSFSIDKTTGTIKVNGDLNYEKKDEYSVRVVATDGDDPTLTSYVDVTIKINDVNDKPTYAESEYVFEVHENAPIGEFIGSVVADDEDTWSKLTYAIEDYVEDSKDAAAFKIDDGKIYLNTSSLNFEKKKQYQIVAKATDNGKSYGASIGRTDFVNYTATTLVTINLIDDPDGPEIVDDGKKSYDVEENTVDNNTPNGKEIKCYLVKDEDKGQLATLVAYVTDVGNTDADRIFDAKMKSDSLCLIVKDASKLNYETNKHVHKITVEVMDTDNLTAKVEKTINIIDVNEMPMISGNKVFSLYENKGEGYVVGKLYPDDIDTSKAFIDNVFSAVGGDTDLFTITEDGKIKAKRDFDYEKETIRTFELDVALSDRNKTKYPKLTTKTTITINLKDEPEVPEITTKEFSVYENSPADSLIGVIKATDPDGDSEFLFSLTEESPYVTVKPNGEIRVKEGANIDYEKMQKFTIKVTVKDVDGLEFSDDIVIKVIDVNEPPKITPQEFTFPEDSKPGTKKGPIEAKDPDTKNPKFNDLKFYPVDENEKFEIKTNGDVVLKGDLDYESEKSYVIKVYVTDGEFKDTTDITIKVGNVIEKSVVEITRVEAGDSVYIKPPKDKPIYTNQPVITVEWTQDGKTKSSLDSLKEGCQYIIKKYKAPDKDVEGADTIEVCYSTAAPIVDIDADKIKVIAENIYTIVENVDKKDSSVYVNNKTKDVEVSVIDTAYKDAGSKYKDKFKVTVVLDTVAVSDKTVKEMVEISKSEITLEKNPKSDVKTKPIGDKTKVSYNKVINGDSVTVSYYTDDKGEVIKTTVIDENGEKKKIDVIEVSKVVDVKGQSVTVSYKADAETGKILYGDSEGNLLVNIPKSSSSSSDKDEDAVDLKTGVGAFTVTYDAKGKDGNKTTVSYAIDEKGKIPSNEEGDKGYLVTYTYTNKYGNSADKSVFMVLDKRAPIVKILTPADGDVVYANYVDVDWCIAVDGDEKNCVKQDTLKFQSLNKGVNRIKRIYRDKAGNETIAEIQVMMKKAKDVNINLEEPMVIVSIDSVRKYYDNNPPEENQKYAVSILNPTTQTEKEVIKGFKKDTKKGSGEEPYPGYEGHIGPTVTVDMKVPLVSAVGGLATLDDIIINGNMIPLDGVDADNSEKATVEEYVEKYCSAEFKKDLGKDYSKALLYSTTARVTLWFYTTGGQFVDKYRFDYDIEDPEMVDKAGLVKFFFEMKPDINGELRDKNGRLYGTGPYIVKTKVDIRSTQRCVVPPVDKSKVGDVLKSSDEMLKRFGYRRPVLRGNEKSSESSKKEDKKEDKKDDKKKSNEKKK, encoded by the coding sequence ATGTGGTTTAGCAAGTTAAGTCTTAAGGCTGCAGCCCTGGTTTTGACAGGTGTGGTTTCGTCGATGGCACAATCTGGTGTCGCTCCATTGACGTTTGGGGATCCTAAAACCGATGTTAACAACTGGAATTACCTGACCCAGTATAAGCTTTGGGGTACTAATGGTATTGAACTAGGTAACAGACCTGGTTTTTACGATCCAAAGTATTTCGATAAATCTACAATGAGTTATCCTGCAGACATCGATTTGTTGACGCTTGGTGCTGTAGGTACAGTGAAGAATCTCTCTTCAGTGGGTGATGGCGGATGGCTTGATGGCCCTATTGTTGTTGGTGGCAGCATTACCAATAGTGGTCAGAATTTTGAAATTTTGACAGGCCCTGTTCGTGTGGGCGGTTCAAATGGAGCTATAGTCCGTAATGGAGTCCATACTTGTAGCATGACTGAATCGACTGGTCTATGTGATCCTTCGATTATTCCGGACTATCGCTCGAACATTAAGGTTCCGACTTTGAGTGGCGTTACATGGGGTGGATCTCTCTCTGTAGGTAATAATTCTAACAAAAGAACGCTTCTTGATGTAAGTTCTGCATGCTCTGGTGGTACTTGTGACTTGTATTATAGCTCTATTGATTTCCAAAATGATAGTCGTCTCGCTATTTCAATCCCTGAAAAGCAAATTGCACGTATCTTTACTAAGAGCCTGAATTTGAAAACACATCCGGAAATTGTGGTCCGTGATCCTGTCGCTGGCAAGGATCTCGCTCCTTCGGAATATAAAGGCAACTTGGTGATATATGTCGATGGTGACATTACTTTCGAAAATATTGATAACGTTCAAATTATGGGTACCCTGGTTAGTAATGGTACGCTTACTATGAAATGCAATATGATTGTTTCTGGTCAATTTATTGCAAATAAAATTGTTATCGGTAATGAAATTGATGCCAAGAACTTTACTTTTACACCCGTTCATCCGACTCCAAAGCTTGTTGTCGATAATAACTCAAAGAAACTAAAGGAAAGCACATCTTGGTACACTCTTGACATCGTTTTGGATGGTGAATCTGAAAAGGAAGTAACCTTTGATTATTGCTTTGAATTCCAATCCGCAACTGGTGTCGAAGGTAAATACGCTGGATATCAGGATGTTGCTGAGACCGATGCTGATCATGATTTCCCTATATGCGGTAAGAAGGTTGGAAAAGGAAAAATTCCAGCAGGCGAAACAAAGGCTAAAGGAATCTATTTCAAGCCTTTGATTGATGGCCTTGTTGAAAATGATGAAGCTTTGTGGTTCCAGGTTAATAATATTGAAGGCGCTGAATTATCTAGTGATTATGAAAACGGTCTTGGATACAAAATTTACATTGTAAGTAACGATGAATTCCCAACGGTTAAGACTGCCCTTAAATTTGATGTTAATGAAGATGAAAAGCATACATTCACTAAAGCTGAATTCCAGTTCCAGCATGCTACACAAAATTTTGCTTCTGTTATTATAACCAGCCTTCCGAATAAGGGTTCCTTGGTTTTGAATGGTACAAAACTTACTTCTGCTGGTTCGGGTATAACTGTTGCTGTTGCTGACCTTGGCAAGCTTACATATCAGGCTGCTGCCAATGAATTTGGTAATAACTACACCACGTTTAAGTACAAAGTTGTTGGCGATGGCGCTGCTGGTGGTAACACATCTACGGAATACACGGCTACCGTGAACGTTATCCCGGTCAATGACAAGCCGACTGTTGCCGATGCAGTGTTCACCGTGAACGAATTGGATCATGTTGTCGCTGGCGGCCCGATTGTCGTTACAGATGTTTCTAATGAAAGAAACACAGATACTTATACCTATAAACTGGTTAATGTATCTGGCAGTGACTATGCTGCATTCAACAGCCTGTTTGAAATCAGCAAATTGAGCAATCAGAATGCAACAATCAAGGTCAAGAACAATGCGGTGATTAATTACAGCCAAAAGAACAAGTATGTTGTTTATGCAACTGTTACAGATGATGCTGCTACAGAAACAAAGGCTGTGAACGGTCCGCTGACTTCTGCACAATTTAAGATTACGGTTACGATTAAGAACGAAAATGATCCTCCGACTATCGGAAATCAAACATTCACGAAACCTGAAAAGCAGTCTAACGGAAAAATTTGGCCGGCAGGTACGAGCGTTGGTAAGGTCACCACGGCAAGTGATCCTGACGGTGATCCGTTGACCTATAGCATTATCACTACGGGTGTTCCGTTTAAGTTTAACAACGGCTCTAACGAACTTGTTATTACGGATGGTAGCGTCCTTGATTACGAAACTACGCCGACCTATACATTGAAGGTCCAGGTTTCTGATGGCGAACTTACAGCTACGGCTACTATTACCGTGAAAATTACAGATGTCAATGAAGGCCCTGAAAATCTGGTTCTGGTAAATGAATATTCTGTCGATGAAAATACGGCAACAGGAAAAACTGTTGGTACGTTTACGGTCTTTGACCCTGATGCTGGTGATGCATTGACTTATACTTTGACGGGTGCTTTGACTGGTGCCGTTGATGCTACGACTGCTACAAAGAACTTGTCTGCTATCTTTGTGCTTAAGGAAGCTAAAAATGCCAATGGTACAAGAACGGTGAATATCAATGTAAAGGATGGCGCTTTGCTTGATTACGAAAAGCTCTTCATTAAGAACAAGGGCAATGCAACGTATCAGGCTACGGTTACTGTCAAGGATGCTGCAGGTCTCTCTGTTTCCAAGACGACGAATATCGCCGTTAAGGATGTCAATGAAAAGGTTTCTGCAAAGGGTGGAACGTTCTACTTGAATGAACATTCTCCGATTGGAAGCCCTGTTTGTGCTGTTCAATATAAGGATGATGAAAATAATCCGTTGGATTGCAGTAAAGTGGCTCGTGTAGAAGGCTCGGATCTTGATATCTATGCCGATGACGACGTCTATTCCAATAATGATTCCTTTAACAATTTGACTTATCAGATTATTCCGGGCAAAAACACAGGAACCGATTATAAGAAGTTTACCGTAAACAAAAATACGGGAGCCTTGTCCACTAACGATGAATTTGACTATGAATCTGGCTCGCATCAGTATACGTTTGTGGTGACGGTTTCCGATGGTACGTTTACTGCCGATGCTGAGGTTGTTGTGAATATCGATAATATTGAAGAACCGAAGCTCTCGACAGAATACGAAGGCGATGTTACTGTTGAAGAAAATACCGGTGAAGGCGAAACAGTTGTAGACTTTGTGGAAATTCTTGAAAAGATAAAGGCTGAAAACGATGAAATCAGAGAAAAACTCGAAAAAATTGTTGGAAAGGTTAGCTTCAAGATAGACCAGGAAGCTTCAGCTAATGCGAACGGTATTTTTGCTATCACTACGACTGCTGGCAAAGCTATTGTTAAGGTAAAGGACCCGACAAAACTGGATTTCGAAGCCCTTTATTCGAAGGATAAAACAAAGGATAAAACGACATATAAAGTTGTTGTTGTTGCTTCTGGTGAAGATGCTAATGGTTTCGATGTAGAAGCCTTGATTACCATGGGAATTACCGTCACTGACGTTAATGAAAAACCGGAAATTACGACTGCCGCCCCGCTTACTGTACCTGAATCGTTCACAATTGATGATGGCGAATTTGGTAAAGTGACTGCAACGGACCAGGATAATGCTTATGGTTCTGTGCATCCTGCAGGCTTCAACAAGTTGACTTATAAGGTTGACGAAGTTCTTGAAGTCAATGGTAGTACGGACTTCCCGTTTGAACTCAATCCCAATACGGGCGTATTTACGGTTGCTGACGGTCAAAAGCTTGACTATACCAAGCAGAAGCAATATAAGTGCATTGTGAAGGTTGTTGACAATCCGAAGCTCTTTGATGATGAAGGAAAACTGATTTATCCGGCTCTGTCTGCAACAAAGACTATTGTTATTAATGTTACGGATGTCAATAGACCTTCCGAATTCAAGGTGCTGACGAACCCGTACGAAGTTGAAGAAAATGTAGATAAGGGTACTGCATTGCAAGGCAAGCAGATTGTCGTCTATGACGAAGATGATATTGACCTTGATGAATTGCAGATTACCATAACGGATAACAATGCTACTGCAACTCGTGATGCAGCAAAGCTTTTCGAAGTCGTTCAGGTGGGTAAAACCGACAAGACAACTCATTTGAGTACGTTTGTTATCAAGACAAAGGCTGGTATCAATTACGAAGACCTTTACGATAAAACAGCATCTGAAGCTGCGTTCGATATCACTTTGACTATTGTTGATACTGAAGTAAGAACGAAGTATCCTGAGCAAGATACTAGAATTCAGATTATTGACGTGAACGAGGAACCTGCGTTTACAAAGCCTGCTTATGATTTCGAGGTTGCAGAAAATGTTGCCAAGGAAGCTATCGTGGGTACTGCAGAAGCTACTGACCCGGATATTTATAACGCTAGGTTTGGAACGCTTTACTTCTCGCTCGAAGGTGACGAAGCCGCTCCGTTCGATATCAACGGTAGCACTGGTGAAATTTCTGTCTCCAAGTCTGCAAAGCTTGATTACGAACTCAAGAATATTTATGAATTCTATGCCGTTGTGACGGATAAGAAGTTCAAAAAGAAAGTTCCTGTTACGGTTAAAGTTACGAATGTTAAAGAAACTCCAGAATTCCCGGATGTTCCTGAATTGGCTGTCGATGAAAACTCTGCTACAGGAACTAAGGTTGGTGTTGTAACAGCCAATGATGACGATTGCAAGAATAGCAATACGTGCAAAAAGCCGACTTATTCGCTTGAGGCTACCGACGTTGCTGCCGATGATTACAAGTCGTTCTCTATCGACAAAACGACGGGAACCATCAAGGTGAATGGTGACTTGAACTATGAAAAGAAGGACGAATATTCTGTTCGCGTTGTTGCTACAGATGGTGATGATCCGACACTTACTTCTTATGTCGATGTCACGATTAAGATTAATGACGTGAACGATAAGCCGACCTACGCAGAAAGTGAATATGTATTCGAAGTCCATGAAAACGCTCCGATTGGCGAATTCATTGGCTCTGTTGTTGCCGATGATGAAGATACATGGAGCAAGCTCACGTATGCAATTGAGGATTATGTTGAAGACTCTAAGGATGCTGCTGCCTTCAAGATTGATGATGGTAAGATTTACTTGAATACAAGTTCTTTGAACTTCGAAAAGAAGAAACAGTACCAGATCGTGGCCAAGGCTACGGATAATGGTAAATCTTATGGTGCTTCAATCGGAAGAACGGACTTTGTAAATTACACGGCAACGACGCTTGTGACCATCAACTTGATTGATGATCCGGATGGTCCGGAAATTGTCGATGATGGTAAGAAGAGCTATGATGTTGAAGAAAATACTGTCGATAATAATACTCCGAACGGTAAGGAAATCAAGTGCTACTTGGTCAAGGATGAAGATAAGGGCCAGCTTGCAACTCTCGTCGCTTACGTGACGGATGTTGGCAATACGGATGCCGATCGCATCTTTGATGCCAAGATGAAGAGCGACAGCCTCTGCCTTATTGTGAAGGATGCTTCTAAGCTCAATTACGAAACCAATAAGCATGTCCACAAGATCACTGTCGAAGTGATGGATACTGATAATCTTACCGCTAAGGTGGAAAAGACCATCAATATTATTGACGTGAACGAAATGCCGATGATTTCGGGTAACAAGGTCTTCTCGCTCTATGAAAATAAGGGTGAGGGGTATGTCGTTGGCAAACTTTATCCGGATGATATCGATACTTCCAAGGCCTTTATCGATAACGTGTTCAGCGCTGTGGGTGGCGATACCGATTTGTTCACGATTACCGAAGATGGCAAGATCAAGGCTAAGCGTGACTTTGACTACGAAAAGGAAACGATTCGTACGTTCGAATTGGATGTCGCTTTGTCTGATAGAAATAAGACGAAGTATCCGAAGCTTACCACTAAGACTACGATTACGATTAACTTGAAGGATGAACCGGAAGTTCCTGAAATCACAACCAAGGAATTTAGCGTCTATGAAAATTCTCCTGCTGATTCTTTGATTGGTGTCATTAAGGCTACCGACCCGGATGGTGATTCTGAATTCCTCTTCTCGCTTACCGAAGAAAGCCCGTATGTGACTGTAAAGCCGAATGGCGAAATTCGAGTCAAGGAAGGTGCTAATATTGACTACGAAAAGATGCAGAAGTTCACCATCAAGGTGACTGTCAAGGATGTTGACGGTCTTGAATTTAGCGATGACATCGTTATCAAGGTCATTGACGTGAACGAACCGCCAAAGATTACTCCGCAGGAATTCACATTCCCGGAAGATTCCAAGCCTGGTACCAAGAAGGGACCGATCGAAGCCAAGGATCCGGATACAAAGAATCCGAAGTTCAACGATTTGAAGTTCTATCCTGTTGACGAAAATGAAAAGTTCGAAATCAAGACGAATGGCGACGTTGTCTTGAAGGGCGATCTCGATTACGAATCCGAAAAGAGCTATGTCATCAAGGTCTATGTGACGGATGGCGAATTCAAGGATACGACTGATATTACTATCAAGGTTGGTAACGTCATCGAAAAGTCTGTTGTCGAGATTACTCGCGTCGAAGCCGGTGACTCCGTCTATATCAAGCCGCCGAAGGACAAGCCGATTTACACGAATCAGCCTGTTATTACGGTGGAATGGACTCAGGATGGCAAGACCAAGTCTAGCCTCGATTCCTTGAAGGAAGGCTGCCAGTACATTATCAAGAAGTATAAGGCTCCGGATAAGGACGTCGAAGGTGCCGATACTATCGAAGTGTGCTACAGCACAGCCGCTCCGATTGTCGATATCGATGCCGATAAGATCAAGGTGATTGCCGAAAACATCTATACGATTGTTGAAAACGTAGACAAGAAGGACTCTTCTGTTTATGTGAACAACAAGACTAAGGATGTCGAAGTCTCTGTTATTGACACCGCTTATAAAGATGCTGGCTCTAAGTACAAAGACAAGTTCAAGGTGACTGTTGTCTTGGATACTGTGGCTGTGTCTGATAAGACCGTGAAGGAAATGGTGGAAATCTCCAAGTCCGAGATTACGCTTGAAAAGAATCCGAAGTCCGATGTCAAGACGAAGCCGATTGGCGACAAGACCAAGGTCTCTTATAATAAGGTTATTAACGGTGACTCTGTGACGGTTTCTTACTACACCGATGACAAGGGTGAAGTCATCAAGACGACTGTTATTGACGAAAACGGCGAAAAGAAGAAGATCGACGTGATTGAAGTCTCTAAGGTCGTGGATGTGAAGGGTCAGTCTGTGACGGTTTCTTACAAGGCCGATGCCGAAACGGGCAAGATCTTGTACGGTGACTCCGAAGGTAACTTGCTGGTCAACATCCCGAAGAGCTCTTCTAGCAGCAGCGACAAGGATGAAGACGCTGTTGATTTGAAGACTGGCGTGGGCGCCTTTACGGTGACTTACGATGCTAAGGGTAAAGATGGCAACAAGACTACGGTCTCTTACGCTATTGATGAAAAGGGTAAGATTCCTTCTAACGAAGAAGGTGACAAGGGTTACCTCGTGACTTACACCTACACCAACAAGTATGGCAACTCTGCCGACAAGTCGGTGTTCATGGTGCTCGACAAGCGTGCTCCGATTGTGAAGATCTTGACTCCGGCTGATGGTGATGTGGTCTATGCAAACTATGTTGATGTGGACTGGTGCATTGCTGTCGATGGTGACGAAAAGAACTGCGTAAAGCAGGATACTTTGAAGTTCCAGAGCCTCAACAAGGGCGTGAACCGCATCAAGCGTATCTATCGTGACAAGGCTGGTAACGAAACTATCGCTGAAATTCAGGTGATGATGAAGAAGGCGAAGGATGTCAATATCAACCTCGAAGAACCGATGGTTATCGTTTCGATAGACTCTGTGAGAAAGTATTACGATAACAATCCGCCTGAAGAAAATCAGAAGTATGCAGTATCTATCTTGAACCCGACGACTCAGACCGAAAAGGAAGTTATCAAGGGCTTTAAGAAAGACACTAAGAAGGGCTCTGGCGAAGAACCTTATCCGGGTTACGAAGGTCATATTGGCCCGACGGTTACGGTTGACATGAAGGTGCCTCTCGTAAGCGCTGTGGGTGGCCTTGCTACGTTGGACGATATTATCATCAACGGCAACATGATTCCGTTGGATGGTGTCGATGCTGACAATAGTGAAAAGGCTACTGTGGAAGAATACGTTGAAAAGTATTGCTCTGCCGAATTCAAGAAAGATTTGGGTAAGGACTACAGCAAGGCTTTGCTCTACTCCACAACGGCTCGCGTGACTCTCTGGTTCTACACGACTGGCGGTCAGTTCGTTGACAAGTATCGCTTCGACTACGATATCGAAGATCCGGAAATGGTCGACAAGGCTGGTCTCGTGAAGTTCTTCTTCGAAATGAAGCCGGATATCAACGGTGAATTGAGAGATAAGAACGGTCGTCTCTATGGTACGGGTCCGTACATCGTTAAGACCAAGGTCGATATCCGTTCTACACAGCGTTGCGTTGTGCCGCCGGTAGACAAGTCCAAGGTTGGCGATGTGCTGAAGTCTAGCGACGAAATGCTCAAGCGCTTCGGTTACAGACGCCCGGTGTTACGCGGCAACGAAAAGTCTTCTGAATCTTCTAAGAAGGAAGATAAGAAAGAAGACAAGAAGGACGACAAAAAGAAGTCCAACGAAAAGAAAAAGTAA